The DNA window TCCAGTATGTTATCTGCATCTTCTTTTGTTTTAGCCATATGTCCTTTGACCATGGCCCGATCTGCACCTGCTTTTTTCAATCCTTTAGTGAAAATAGCTCGTACAACCGTTGCAACAATCCATGCGACTAGTAATAATAATAATGCCCCTAAAACGTTTGGAATGTAGTCAATGATCGTATTTCCGACTCCTCTGAAAGAGTTGCCAATGTCATTCATAAATTCGTCCTCCTTTTGTTTTTTTTTCGCATTCTACTATTATTATCCCCTTACTTCTATGAAGCTAAACTCCTAGAAGCCAAATTGTAGGAAATTAATTGATAAATTAGATAAAAACATAAAATATCACTATTAATATCAGGATATTAATGGTTTGAGCTAACGATCTTCTTCTATTATAATTAAAAGAAAAGAGGAGGCGATCCTATGTATATGACAGTCCAGGAAACTGCAGCTTTTTTATCCATGCCTGAAGAGCAAGTCGACCGTTACGTGTTAGAAGGCCGCATTCGCGCAGTCCATGACGGGGAGCAATACATGATCAACACTTCTCAATTCGGCACGCACTTTCAACAATTGGAAGAGGCTAAATTAGCTTTGGAAGAATGGCGTGCTACGCCGATTCCGGATGACGTAGATATAAAAGATGAAGACTAACTAATAAAAGCATCTAGGACGGGTATGTCCTAGATGCTTTTGTATGTCATCTTCTCCGTACGTAATTTCAATAAATTTGTTTACTGGATAAGTTCTGGTACTAAAAGACTTTTTAACTTATCTTCTATAAAACCTCCCCATTTTTCAAACTCTATCAAAAATCCATCATGTCCAAAATCGGTTTCAATGATTTTCCAAGCTGCAGTCGTTTGTTTTTCAAGCCAAGGAACCATAAGTTCATTCGGATAAAGTAAATCATGGGTAAAAGATAAAGAATAAACGGGAACTTCTATAATCGCATCTTTGATATCATGGGTGTTCATGGCTTTTAACAATATTAAATAGCTATTCGCATCAAAACGACCTGCTAATTTTTTTCCTTGATAATTTAAATATGACTGAACATTAAATTCGCCATCTTTATCGCTTCGTTCAAACCGTTTATTGAACATATTGCCGCTGCGATAAGTGACCATGCCTGCCATTCTAGCTACTTCAAATCCTTTGATCAAACTAGCATCTTTATAATTTCCACCGTTATATTCCTTATCATTTTCGATAGCCACTATCCCAATATGATTAAAGGCTACTCCATAATCACTGTAATACGGCGTTACGGCTAGCGGAAGTATTGCATCGACAAATTCAGGATACATTCTCCCCCATTCTAGCGTTTTCATCCCACCAAGAGATCCACCGATTACCCCAGCTACCTTTTCGATGCCCAGTTTTTTTAATGCTACATATTCCGCTCGGACCATATCCCGTATTGTTAATGTTGGGAACTCTGCATTGTAGGGAGTTCCTGTAATAGGATTTATCGATATAGGACCGGTTGATCCATGACAACCACCCAATACATTAAAAGTAATCACCTGAAAAATAGTTGTATCCACTGGTTTCCCTGGACCTATCATCCCTGCCCACCAGCCCGGATTTTGCTCTGTGCCTACTGCATATTGATCACCAGTCAGCGCATGACAAACCAGAATAACAGGAGCACCTTTATCTCCGAGACGTTCATATGCAAGTTCTACATGTTCTATCGTCTTAGCTGAGTCCAGGGTTAACGAGCCAATGGATACTTTTTTCATGCCGATTCCTCCTTATACTTTTTCTAACACGGTCACTTGTATTGCTTGCTCTAAGTCAGCGATTAAATCTTCAGCATTTTCTAATCCGACAGAGAGTCGGATTAGCTCTTCTGTTACGCCTGATGATTTCAGCTCATCATTGTTTAATTGTTGATGAGTCGTAGATGCTGGATGGATAATAAGTGACTTTGCATCGCCAACATTGGCAACATGGGACCAAAGCTTAATGCTGTCGATTACTTTGCGTCCTGCTTCTCGTCCACCTTTAATACCGAAGTTAACAATCGATCCATAACCATCGTTTTTCAAGTATTTCTTCGCAATTTGATGAGATGGATGATCTTCAAAGCCTAGGTAATTGACCCATTCAATTTGTGGATGCTGTTTTAAATACTCTGCGATAATTTGAGCATTGTTATTATGCTTTGGAATGCGCAAATGCAAAGTCTCTAATCCTTGCAACAATGCATGAGCGCTATCAGGACTTAACGATGGACCAAAGTCACGCAATAATTGAACACGTAATTTTGTCGCAAATGCAGCATTCGGTACATCAATACCATAACGTAGCCCGTGGTAAGTTTTGTCCGGCTCGGTATAGTTCGGGAAGCGTGGATTGTCCCAATTGAATTTCCCTGCGTCTACCGCTACTCCACCAATTGTCGTTCCGTGTCCACCAATCCATTTTGTCGCCGAATGAATGACAACATCTGCTCCAAATTCAATAGGATTACTGCCATATGGTGAAGCAAACGTATTATCAATCAATAATGGCAAACCATGTGCATGAGCAATTTCTGCCACTTTCTCTACATCAAAAACATTTAAACTTGGATTACCGATAATTTCCCCAAATACTGCTTTTGTTTTATCTGTAATGGCTGCTTTAAAATTCTCTGGGTTTGTCGCATCAACAAATTTTGTCGTAATTCCATAACGCGGCAATGTATTTGCAAATAGATTGTAAGTGCCTCCATAAAGACTGCTATCCGCTACGATTTCATCTCCAGCTTCTGCAATGTTCAAAATAGAAAAAGCGATTGCGGCCATTCCTGAAGAAAGAGCTACAGCTGCAGTCCCACCTTCTAGTAAAGCTACTCGTTGCTCAAATACATCAACTGTTGGATTCATAATACGTGAATAAATATTGCCGACATCTTTCAAACCAAATAAATCTTGTGCATGCTGGGTATCTTTAAAAACATAAGAAGTAGTTTTATATACCGGTACACCTCTCGATCCCGTTGTTGGATCTACTTGTTGTCCGCCGTGTAATAATAATGTTTCTGGTTTTAAGTTTGTCATTTTCCATTCCCCCTATTTTTTGTTTTGTAACTGCGAAGGGGGACGAAAAAAGCCCCCTTCGCTAAGAAGAGGGCCGAATATACGGAGTTTTCCTCCTCTTATCTGTCAGAACCTATAACTCCGGTTCTGTAGGAATTAGCACCTTTCCAGACAAAATCGTCTGTTGGTTGCCGGGCATCACAGGGCCTATCCCTCCGCCACTCTTGATAAGAGTATTAAATTTAGTTTTTGATCTTGTTTTGTAGTATAGGAACTTTATTTCTGTTTGTCAACCCTATTAATCAAAATATTTTGAAACCTCACTCTATTTTAAACGTTATCTATTAATAGAATGGAGGAACCGGCTATGTTTATTTGGATTTTGCTATTATTTTTTATCAGCTATTTAATTGGTTGTTGTCATGGCTCTTTGGCGGCACAGCTGTTATCTGGTGTGAATGTCAAAAACGCTGGGATCAAAAATTCTGGTGCCTCGAATGCCGCTATTGTTTTAGGTTGGAAATACGGATTGCTCGTTGCTATTATTGATATCTTTAAAGGTTTTGCGGCAGTTGCAGGGTTACGTTTACTACTAGGTTTAGGTAATTTCTCTCCTGAACTCATATGGACGATGCTATTTATTGGCGGTGCTGGAGTTATTTTGGGTCACAATTTCCCGTTCTTTATGAAGTTTGATGGAGGTAAAGGAACCGCTTCTGTTATTGGCGTCATGATCGCACTCGACTGGAAGCTTGGTATACTTGGCCTATTATTATTGATTGCCGTTTCTCTTATAACAAACTATCTTGTCATTGGTGTACTCGTGTTATATGCAGTTTTCTTTGTAATAGCATTTGTCCCTGCAATTGGATCTTGGCCGCTAGTAATCTCTACTCTTCTTTTCACAATGGCCATTTGGAAACACCGTGAAAATATTATGCGAATAAAGAATGGCAATGAAACAAAAGTATCTTCGATTTTTCGGAAGAAACCTTCAGCACCTATTTAATACGAGTGCAAAAAAAATTTTGTTATTAAAACGATGTCCACCCTGGGCATCGTTTTTCTTTTGCGACAGAATTTTCTTGCTTCGTGTTAAAATAGAATCAAGACTGATTTTAGGGGGATTTATACATGTTTGAATCGTTAATTGAACGACTTGTTCGTTATGCAAAAATTGATACACAATCTGATTTCACAAGTGAGTCAACACCTTCTACACCGGGGCAATGGGACTTACTCCACGAACTAGAAAAAGAAATGACAAGTATCGGACTCACAGATGTTGGTATGGACGATGCTGGGTACCTTTTTGGAACCTTGCCTGCAAATACAGATAAAAAAATTCCGGTCATTGGTTTTCTAGCTCACGTTGATACAGCGACTGATTTCACCGGGAAAAATGTCAATCCAAAACGTATCGATCATTACGATGGCCAAGATATCCAATTAAACGATAGCATCCAGATGACCGTATCTGATTTTCCTGATTTGAAAAATTACGTCGGTCATACGTTGATCACAACAGACGGCACGACACTTCTTGGTGCTGACAATAAAGCTGGTATTGCGGAAATTATGACAGCCATGGATTATTTAGCTCAGCACCCAGAAATCGAACACGGAGAAATTCGCGTCGCCTTTACACCTGATGAAGAGATTGGTCGTGGTCCTCATAAATTTGACGTTGATCGCTTTGGTGCAGAGTACGCTTATACGATGGATGGAGGTCCGCTTGGCGAATTACAATACGAGAGTTTTAATGCAGCGAGTGGTAAATTGATTGTTCAAGGGAAAAGTGTTCACCCAGGATCAGCTAAAGACAAAATGGTAAATGCGCAAACGGTCGCGATTCAATTCCAGCAAGAAATGCCCAAAAATGAAGTTCCTGAACTAACGGAGAACTATGAAGGATTTATTCATTTGAATAGTTTTGAAGGTACTGTGGAATCTGCTGAATTAAGCTATATCATTCGTGATTTTGATAAAGAAAAGTTTGAAGCGAAAAAGCGCCATATGCAAGCTGTTGCAGAAAAACTTCAGCAACAATATGGAGACGAAGCCATTCGTTTAGAAATAGAAGATCAATATTACAATATGCGCGAAAAAATCGAACCGGTTATGGAAATCGTCGACAACGCCGAACGTGCCATGATTACTTTAGGTATCAAACCGAATATTGTTCCAGTTCGTGGAGGTACCGACGGCTCTCAACTATCTTACATGGGACTTCCTACACCAAATATTTTTACAGGCGGCGAAAACTATCACGGGAAATACGAATTTATTTCCGCTGAAAACATGGAAAAAGCTGCACAAGTCATTATCGAAATTGTTAAATCAGCTAAATAAAACTCAAAAAAGACGTATTGGATCTAATCCAATACGTCTTTTCTTCTTATATAATACTTCTGCCATTTTGAGCTAATGCATAATGAATACCATGCTGCAAAGTTTGGAAACACTCGAACTTTGATAAATTGATAGATGCCTCTGTAATGGTCTGGCTCATCTTCGCTGAAATACCAACCAAAATGGTTTGTGTGCCGATTAAAGAAGCTGTCGACCCAAGTTTTTCAATCAACATTGCCGCATGTTGTGTGAAATTAGTATTTAACCCTGTCAGGTCCAAAATTAAGTATTTGGATTTATACTTTGGCATATTCTGCAAAGTTTTCACTAATAGTTCCTCTGCACGCGCCTCATCATATGTTCCGAGTAGCGGGACGACAACAATATCTTCAAGAACTGGAATAAGTGGTGAGGAAATCTCTTTGATCATATCACTGAGTTCCTGTGTCTTTTCATCTACCAATCGTTCCAGTTCATTGATTTTTTCCGCTTCCTTTAAACGAGACAAACGATGAATGTTTTTTTCAATAGTCTCCTCTGAAGGAAAATATTGAATGACACTTTCTTCAAAGCCGTCTAGCTGATGATGCACGATCTTGTACCAAATGTTCTCATTGAATAACGAAGAGAAAATGCCGGCGTAATGGGCAGGCAGAAAGCTGCCCCCCTCCGTTTTTTCTTGTGCTACATTTATTAAATGCTCCCAGCTGTTTTTTAAATGTACTTTTAACGTACGTGCTTCTATATTCAAGTCTTTAATTTCTGCTAGTCCCCACCCTGCAGAAGCATACGTGTTCGTGATCAATTGAGACGCCTCTGCAACAGAGACATCTTCCATGCTCTGAAAATATCCTCCTACTATTAAACCCTGACGAAATCCTGTTGATTCTAACACGACATTTGCAGCATCCTCCCCAGAAATTTCTTCTATAGAGTCGAAAAACATTTTCATAGCTGTCGATGTCCAAAAAAGAACAGATTCCTGTCCTTCAAATAAAAAACGTCCTTTGGCCAAATCCCATTCGAAATTTAAGCCTCCTACGGTTATAGCTGGATTAGTAGTCATTATAAAGCTCCTCCCGATCATTGATTTTATTTTATCACAATTGCTATTTTCTTAAGTAAAAACTTCATGTTTTAAAATTTTCATTTAAGGAATATATATAATAATACAAAAAGGAAGAGGTGTACTCTATGTCAGAAAAAGAGCGCGACCGTAAACCGA is part of the Planococcus sp. PAMC 21323 genome and encodes:
- a CDS encoding excisionase: MYMTVQETAAFLSMPEEQVDRYVLEGRIRAVHDGEQYMINTSQFGTHFQQLEEAKLALEEWRATPIPDDVDIKDED
- the metX gene encoding homoserine O-acetyltransferase MetX, producing the protein MKKVSIGSLTLDSAKTIEHVELAYERLGDKGAPVILVCHALTGDQYAVGTEQNPGWWAGMIGPGKPVDTTIFQVITFNVLGGCHGSTGPISINPITGTPYNAEFPTLTIRDMVRAEYVALKKLGIEKVAGVIGGSLGGMKTLEWGRMYPEFVDAILPLAVTPYYSDYGVAFNHIGIVAIENDKEYNGGNYKDASLIKGFEVARMAGMVTYRSGNMFNKRFERSDKDGEFNVQSYLNYQGKKLAGRFDANSYLILLKAMNTHDIKDAIIEVPVYSLSFTHDLLYPNELMVPWLEKQTTAAWKIIETDFGHDGFLIEFEKWGGFIEDKLKSLLVPELIQ
- a CDS encoding O-acetylhomoserine aminocarboxypropyltransferase/cysteine synthase family protein, which gives rise to MTNLKPETLLLHGGQQVDPTTGSRGVPVYKTTSYVFKDTQHAQDLFGLKDVGNIYSRIMNPTVDVFEQRVALLEGGTAAVALSSGMAAIAFSILNIAEAGDEIVADSSLYGGTYNLFANTLPRYGITTKFVDATNPENFKAAITDKTKAVFGEIIGNPSLNVFDVEKVAEIAHAHGLPLLIDNTFASPYGSNPIEFGADVVIHSATKWIGGHGTTIGGVAVDAGKFNWDNPRFPNYTEPDKTYHGLRYGIDVPNAAFATKLRVQLLRDFGPSLSPDSAHALLQGLETLHLRIPKHNNNAQIIAEYLKQHPQIEWVNYLGFEDHPSHQIAKKYLKNDGYGSIVNFGIKGGREAGRKVIDSIKLWSHVANVGDAKSLIIHPASTTHQQLNNDELKSSGVTEELIRLSVGLENAEDLIADLEQAIQVTVLEKV
- a CDS encoding glycerol-3-phosphate acyltransferase, which encodes MFIWILLLFFISYLIGCCHGSLAAQLLSGVNVKNAGIKNSGASNAAIVLGWKYGLLVAIIDIFKGFAAVAGLRLLLGLGNFSPELIWTMLFIGGAGVILGHNFPFFMKFDGGKGTASVIGVMIALDWKLGILGLLLLIAVSLITNYLVIGVLVLYAVFFVIAFVPAIGSWPLVISTLLFTMAIWKHRENIMRIKNGNETKVSSIFRKKPSAPI
- the pepT gene encoding peptidase T, which translates into the protein MFESLIERLVRYAKIDTQSDFTSESTPSTPGQWDLLHELEKEMTSIGLTDVGMDDAGYLFGTLPANTDKKIPVIGFLAHVDTATDFTGKNVNPKRIDHYDGQDIQLNDSIQMTVSDFPDLKNYVGHTLITTDGTTLLGADNKAGIAEIMTAMDYLAQHPEIEHGEIRVAFTPDEEIGRGPHKFDVDRFGAEYAYTMDGGPLGELQYESFNAASGKLIVQGKSVHPGSAKDKMVNAQTVAIQFQQEMPKNEVPELTENYEGFIHLNSFEGTVESAELSYIIRDFDKEKFEAKKRHMQAVAEKLQQQYGDEAIRLEIEDQYYNMREKIEPVMEIVDNAERAMITLGIKPNIVPVRGGTDGSQLSYMGLPTPNIFTGGENYHGKYEFISAENMEKAAQVIIEIVKSAK
- a CDS encoding STAS domain-containing protein, yielding MTTNPAITVGGLNFEWDLAKGRFLFEGQESVLFWTSTAMKMFFDSIEEISGEDAANVVLESTGFRQGLIVGGYFQSMEDVSVAEASQLITNTYASAGWGLAEIKDLNIEARTLKVHLKNSWEHLINVAQEKTEGGSFLPAHYAGIFSSLFNENIWYKIVHHQLDGFEESVIQYFPSEETIEKNIHRLSRLKEAEKINELERLVDEKTQELSDMIKEISSPLIPVLEDIVVVPLLGTYDEARAEELLVKTLQNMPKYKSKYLILDLTGLNTNFTQHAAMLIEKLGSTASLIGTQTILVGISAKMSQTITEASINLSKFECFQTLQHGIHYALAQNGRSII